The genomic interval CGCTTTTTTTCAGCTTGAGTCTTTGCGTAGAGAGGCCGGTGAATTAGAAGTTCAGCGTGGTCAATACCTGCTTGAGCAGAGTACCTGGGCCGCCTACAGTCGGGTTGAAAAACTTGCGGTTGAAAAATTGCAGATGCGCCTACCCGATGCGGCATCGACCATCATGGTGCAACCATGAGTCGGGTTCAAAAACCATTTCAGCTGGCGCGCTGGCGCTTTGTTTTCGCTGTGGCCTTTCTGCTTGTGCTGGTGGTTGCCATCACCTGGCATTTGGCGCGCGTGCAGGTGTTGCCAGGCGAAGAAAAAGGTTTTGAATTTTTGCAGGGCCAAGGCGAAGCTCGCACCCTGCGGGAAGAGCGTATTGCCGCCTACCGGGGCGTTATTACCGATCGCAATGGCGAGCCTTTAGCCGTGAGTACGCCGGTCAAATCACTATGGGTAAATCCAAAATTATTACCAGCAGAAGATGTAGGGCGTCTGGCTGGTGCTTTGGGTGTGAGTAAAGCGAGTTTACAAAAGCGTTTAGCGGAAAATGCTAAACGCGAGTTTATGTATCTGAAGCGCCATCTGCCGCCTCAGGATGCCGATATCGTTTTGGCGCTGGGTATTGCCGGGGTGAGTTCTGAGCAAGAGTACCGCCGTTATTATCCAGCCGCTGAGGTTACCTCGCACATTGTTGGTTTTACCAATGTGGATGAACGGGGCCAAGAGGGCGTGGAGATGGCCTTCGATACTTGGTTGAGTGGTCAACAGGGTGTTAAGCAGGTGCTGCGAGATTTACGTGGCCGCAACATTAAAGAGGTCGGTTTGGTTCGCGCGGCAGAAGCGGGGAAAGATATTGCTTTGAGCATTGATTTGCGTTTGCAATATTTAGCCTATCGCGAACTTAAGGCTGCGGTTCAAGCGCATCAGGCCCGCGCCGGTTCGATCGTTGTGATCGATGTGCAAACCGGTGAAATTTTAGCGATGGCAAACCAACCCAGCTACAACCCAAATGACCGATCAAATCTAAAGCCCGCGGCCATGCGCAATCGCGCCATGACCGATCAGTTCGAGCCGGGATCGACGGTAAAGCCGTTAACCATCATGGCGGCACTTGAGGCTGGCAAGGTTCATCCCCACACCCCTATCGAGACATCGCCAGGCTACATTCGCGTGGGCAAGAAAACGTTACTCGACCCGGTAAATTACGGTTTGATTGATGTGACTAAGATCATTACAAAATCTTCCCAGGTGGGCTTAACCAAAGTCGCGCTAACGATGGAGCCAAAGCAGATACGCGATATGTATGTGCGCTTGGGCTTTGGTCAGGTTTCCAATACCGGTTTCCCTGGTGAAAGTGCTGGCCAGCTGCCCAATCACCAGCGCTGGCAGCCCATTGTGCAGGCCAACTACGCATTCGGATATGGCCTCACCGTGACTGCTCTGCAGCTGGCGCAAGCCTACGCAATTGTGGCTGGGGCGGGAATAAAGCACCCGGTGTCGCTATTAAAAAATGATACGCCACAGCAAGGCGAGCACATCGTTGACCACCGTTATACGGATCAGCTGATTAATATGTTGAAAACCGTAGTCGAGCCAGGCGGTACCGCTACACGGGCAAAGTTGGATAACTATACCGTTGCCGGCAAAACCGGTACTGCGCATAAAGTTGGCCCAAATGGTTATGAAGCTAGCCGCTATCGCTCGCTGTTTGCAGGCTTGGCGCCAGCTGATAATCCGCGCTTGGCAATTGTCGTCGTGGTCGATGAGCCGGGTGCCGGTAAGTATTTTGGCGGCGACGTAGCCGCGCCGGTATTTGCCCGAGTCACTGAAGGTGCGCTGCGTGCATTGCAGGTGCCGCCGGAGCCGGCGGTTACCCAACTGGTCAGTCGAGGAGGGCATCGTTGATGGGCGCTTTCTTACAGACCTTGCCATTGAAGTTATTGCTGCCTGAAATTCAGTTACCTGACGCCGTGGCCGAGCTGGTTATTTCGTCAATTACCTTAGATAGCCGAATGGCGACTGCAGGCAGTTTATTTTTCGCCGTTCAAGGTAGCCAAGCTAACGGCCAAGCCTTTATGGCGCAGGCATTTACTGCCGGCGCTCTGGTGGCTTTAACAGATGCTGAGGCAGGGGTTGTAACCTGTGAATTTGATCACGGCTGGATTATTGCCATTCCCAACCTAGCAGCAAACATAAGTGAGATTGCCGCGCGCTTTTACGGTTTACCGGGCCAAGAGTTAAAAGTTATCGGTGTCACGGGTACTAACGGCAAGACTACCTGCACGCAATTGTTGGGGCGCCTTTACCACGCGTTGGGCGAGCGTGTAGCGGTATTGGGCACGCTGGGTTATGGCGCTATAGGTAGTTCGCTAACGGATACTGGTATGACGACGCCAGATGCCGTGCAAACACAGAGAATTTTGCGCGACTTGCGTCAGCGCCATGTACGCCATTTGGCCATGGAGGTTTCTTCGCACGCGTTAGTGCAGCACCGTGTGACTGCTGTGCCGATGCAAACAGCCGTGTTTACTAACCTCACTCGCGATCACCTCGATTTTCATGGCGATATGGAAAGTTATGGCAATGCCAAGTTGAACCTATTCCGTCAGCTCGGCATCGTGCGCGGCGTGATCAACCTAGATGACCCTTTTGCCGTCACCATTCAAAACCAAATTACCAATATTCCGTTGATTACTTACGGCATTAAAAGCAGTGGTGCGGATGTGGTCGCGACTGAAGTGAATTACCACGATGCGGGTATTCAAGCGCTGATCAGTACACCTTGGGGCAAAGGTGAACTGCGTTCGCATTTGCTGGGTGAATTTAATCTTAGTAATTTACTGGCCGTTGTGGCCACCGCCTGTAGTGAAGGCTTCACGTTGGTCGAAGTGCTTGCCGCGGTGGCCACACTTGAACCTGTTCCCGGGCGCATGCAGCGCATTGATGTTAAAGCCGATGTGCAAGTTATCGTTGACTATGCTCATACCCCCGATGCATTGCGCGCGGTATTGAGTGCCGCTCGATTGCACTGCAAGGGCCGCTTGTGGTCGGTGTTTGGTTGCGGTGGTGATCGCGATTCGGGCAAACGAGCAGAGATGGCAAAAATATCGGCCGCTCTCGCCGATTGCAGTGTGGTTACTAGCGACAACCCGCGCACGGAAGATCCACAAGCAATTATTGAAAATATCCTAACCGGATTCAACCCGGGCGACACCTATTCGGCCAACCCAGATCGCAAGAGCGCTATTGGCCAAGTTATCGCTGAAGCGAAAACAAGTGACTTAATTGTGCTTGCCGGTAAAGGGCATGAAGATTATCAGATCATTGGTACAACTAAATATCCCTTTAGCGATATTGCCATAGCAAGAGCCGCGCTAGTGCAGCGAATGGGAGGTGGCACATGATTCGGCCGCTATCTCTTGGCGAACTAGAAAGAAAATTCGGCGGCGTTATTCTGGGTAATGCCAATGCTCAATTTAACAGTGTGTCTACCGACAGCCGTACCGTTGGTGCTGGCGAGCTATTTGTTGCCCTGATTGGCGATAAGTTTGATGGCCACGATTATGTGAGTGTTGTGCAGCAAAGTAATCCTGCAGCATGTGTTGTATCGAAGGCGTGGGCTGACATAAATAAGTCTGAATTAGGTTCGGGTAACTATTGGTGTGTGGACGACACGACCCTTGCATTGGGCCACATAGCTGTTCTTGCGCGCGAAGCCTTCGCGGGGCCTTTAATCGCGATCACGGGTAGTTGCGGCAAGACAACCGTTAAAGAAATGTTGCTATCTATAGCGAGTGCAGCTTTCGGAGAAAGCGCCGTACTGGCCACGCAGGGTAACTTCAACAACCATATCGGCGTGCCCAAAACGTTGTTTCGATTATTGCCCCAGCATCAATTTGCAATTATCGAAATGGGCGCCAGCGGGCCGGATGAAATAGCCTACCTTACACGCCTCGCCTCTCCATCTGTGGCCGTGGTGAATAACGTTATGCCTGCCCACGTCGAGGGCTTTGGCAGCGTTGAAGGAGTGGCACAAACGAAATCTGCGATCTATCAAGGCTTGGGTCAAGACGGCGTAGCCATTATTAATCTCGATGACAGCTTTGCCGGTATGTTTGTCGCACAAAATCAGTCGAGGCGTAGGGTTTCGGTTGCGATCAATCAGCTAGGTGCGGATTTACGTGCGGATAATATAACGCTACTGCCAGAGCAGTCAGTGTTCGACCTTTATGTTGATGGTAAACCTTTTCATGTCGCCTTGCCGGTGGCCGGCTTGCACAACGTGCGCAACGCCCTCGTTGCCGCTGCCTGTGCATTCGCGGCTGGAATAAGTGTTGAGCACCTATTGCAAGGGTTGAGCACATTTTCTGCGGTTAAAGGCCGTATGAATATCTCCAAGCCCTCGAGTGCGGTCACGTTAATTGATGATACCTATAACGCTAATCCCGGCTCGGTGAAGGCGGCTATTGATGCCTTGGTGCCGTTCGAAGGCGCGCGTTGGCTAGTTCTCGGTGACATGGGAGAGTTAGGTCGCGACGAGATACTGCATCATCAAGAGGTGGGTGAATATGCCAAAGCTGCGCAACTGAGTGGCTTGGTTTCCGTCGGTAAGCTGAGCCAATATGCCGCCGAAAGATTTGATTCAAATAATGCATTTGATTCGCAGCAAGAGGTTGTAACCTTTTTAAAGGATTTGATCGATAGCCAAGCAGGCCACATAACTATTTTAATTAAAGGGTCGAGAAGTGCGCGGATGGAATTGATCGTGCAGGCCATCACTGCCCTAGTGAGGACAAACTAATGTTGCTTTGGTTAGCGGATTATTTACAGCAGTACATGAATGCCTTTGGGGTTTTTCAATATCTTTCGGTTCGAGCCATTTTAGGTGTGTTAACCGCCCTTGGAATCTCGCTTTTGGTGGGGCCGTGGATGATTCGACGGCTAAATTATCTGCAGATTGGGCAGTCGGTCAGAAGCGATGGGCCGCAATCGCATTTAAGCAAATCCGGTACGCCCACCATGGGTGGCACTTTGATTTTGGCCGCCATTTTTACCAGCGCCTTGTTATGGTCAGATTTAAATAACCGATTTGTTTGGGTAGTGCTTGCCGTGACCTTTATTTTTGGCGCTGTTGGTTGGGTTGACGATTACCGTAAAGTTGTAGAGTCAAATTCAAAAGGCTTGCCAGCGAAGTGGAAATACTTCTGGCAATCAGTAGGTGGTATTGGCGCAGCAGTATTTTTGTATGTCACGGCTGTTGCGCCGGCAGAAACACAGTTGTTTATTCCGTTTTTTAAAGATGTCGCCATCTCTATGGGGCCGCTGTTCATTGTATTGACGTATTTTGTCATCGTAGGCTCGAGTAATGCTGTCAATTTGACCGATGGATTAGATGGCCTAGCGATTATGCCCTCGGTGATGGTGGGCGGCGCCTTAGGTATTATCGCCTACCTTGTTGGTCACGTTGAGTTCGCAAATTATCTGCACATCGGCTATGTGCCAGGTGCTGGTGAGCTTGTGGTGTTTTGCGGTGCGCTCGCCGGTGCAGGTCTAGGCTTTTTGTGGTTCAACACCTACCCAGCGCAAGTGTTTATGGGTGATGTTGGGGCTCTCGCTTTAGGTGCAGCCCTCGGTGTTATCGCCGTCATCATTCGCCATGAAATCGTATTTTTTATCATGGGCGGTGTATTCGTGATGGAGACCGTTTCGGTAATTTTGCAGGTGGGTTCCTTTAAATTGACCGGTCGTCGTATTTTCAGGATGGCACCCTTGCATCACCATTTTGAATTGAAGGGCTGGCCCGAACCGAGAGTCATCGTAAGGTTCTGGATTATAACGGTTATGTTGGTCTTGATTGGCCTGGCCACACTCAAGTTACGTTGATCCATAGCGGAAAATACAGGAAAAATTTGTGTCTGAATTAATCGCAAAAAGCACGATCACAGCAGTTGTTGGCCTAGGTGTCACCGGCTTATCTGTGGCTCGCTATTTGGCGCGAAAAAATTCAGCCTTTGCTATGTTCGATTCGCGTTTGGCGCCGGCTCAACTAAACGCCTTTCAGCGCGAATTTCCCAACGTTGAAGTGTTTTTAGGCGAGTTAAGCGCCGAAAAGCTTTGCCAGTTTGATGAGATTATACTCAGCCCAGGCTTATCGCTGAAGCTGCCTGCAATACAGGCAGCTAAAACTGCTGGCGTGAGTGTTATTGGCGATATCGCTTTGTTTGTGCGAGAGGCAAACGCGCCCATTGTCGGTATTACTGGCTCCAACGCAAAAAGTACTGTCACCACGTTGGTAGGCGAAATGGCGATAGAAGCCGGACTTAAGGTGGGTGTAGGTGGCAACCTAGGTACCGCGGCACTCGATCTATTGGCAGATGACGCTGAATTATATGTGTTGGAACTTTCTAGCTTTCAGCTGGAAACAACGCCCAAGTTGTCGGCGCGGGTCGCGTGTATATTGAATATGAGCGATGACCATCAAGATCGCTATGAAAATTTTTCCGCTTACCATGCGGCAAAACAGCGCGTTTATTATGGTGCTGCCGCCGTGGTGGTTAATCGCGCTGACGCGTTAACCCAGCCACCTATGTCCGCTGGTTTACAGCTAACAAGTTTTGGGCTCAATAAGCCAGACTTCAACCAATTTGGCCTAATTGAACAGGCCGATCAAATTTACTTGGCCTTTCAGTTTGAGCCGTTGATGCCCGTTAGTGAATTGAAAATTCAGGGTAAACACAATGTTGCCAATGCCTTAGCGGCGCTCGCCATTGGGCGCGCGGCGGGCTTACCGATGGCCAGTATGCTGGCAGCATTAAAGAAATTTAAAGGCCTTCCCCATCGCTGTGAGTGGGTCGCGGATGTGCGCGGTGTAAGTTACATCAATGACACCAAGGGCACGAATGTGGGTGCAACTTTGGCTGCAATTGAAGGCTTCGCCGGTGCGCAACATAAATTAGTGTTAATCGCCGGCGGCGATGGTAAGGGTGCTGATTTTTCACCTTTGAAACCCGCAATCAACCGTTTCGCGCGCGCCCTCGTTGTGATTGGTCGCGATGCCAAAGCCATTGCCGCACTCGCCGAAAATGATGTGCAGGTCGCTTTCGCCTCCGATATGTGTGATGCAGTCGCGCAGGCTCATCAGTTGGCGCGCTCCGGCGATAAAGTTCTATTGTCGCCTGCGTGTGCATCGTTGGATATGTTCAAGAATTATATTGATCGTGGCGAGCAATTCATTGCAGCGGTAAGAGGGCTCTCGGCATGAGTAGCTCCTTTGTTTTCAAGCCTTTGTTAAGCGCCGGCTTACAGCCCGATCTCTTTGCGCAATTGCGGCCAGATGTTTCGCGCTTATTAGCCACGCGCATGGTTTTTATATGGGCCGCGTTGTTGACCTTTGGTTTGATCATGGTTGCCTCTTCCAGTATCGCGTTTGCCGATTCAACCTTGGGCGATCCTTGGTATTTTACCCGTCGGCACCTGATTTTTTTAGCCATGGGGCTCACTGTCAGCGCGGCTGTTGCCATGGTGCCACTCGTGGTATGGCAAAAATATGCATGGGTTTTGTTGATGCTGGCCTTGGTATTACTTCTGGTTGTGTTGATACCGGGCATTGGGCGTAGAGTAAATGGCAGCCAGCGTTGGTTGGCCATTGGCTCTTTAACGTTGCAGGCATCTGAAGCGGTAAAATTTTGTGCCATCATCTTTTTTGCCAGTTATTTTACTAAGCGCGCAGTGAGCTTGAGTCGATATAACAAAGGCTTATTGCGGGCATTGGCGATTTTAGGCGTGCTCGTACTTTTACTGCTTGCCGAGCCAGATTTTGGCAGTTCCGTTGTTATCGTAGTCACGATAATGGCCATGCTATTTTTTGTTGGCGCGCGGCTTTGGGTCATGCTCAGTTTGATGTTAGTGGGCGGCGGGTTGTTTACCTCGGTAGCGCTGATGTCGCCCTATCGGCTGCAGCGCTTGGTGACCTACCTAGACCCTTGGGCTGACCAGTTTAATGCGGGTTATCAACTTACTCAGTCGCTCATTGCTTTTGGTAATGGCCAATGGCTTGGGCAGGGCTTGGGCAATAGTATCCAGAAAATGTTATATCTTCCTGAAGCCCACACAGACTTCGTGTTTGCTGTTATTGCCGAAGAGTTCGGTTTAATCGGTGGGCTTGTTGTCATTGCGCTATTCGGTGCGCTTATTTTTGAAATTTTACGCCGTTGTCGCAGCCGTATGTCACACGATGATTGCTTCCCCGCTTTGCTAGCGTTTGGCGTTGCAATTCTATTTGCCATGCAGGCTTTCATTAATATTGGCGTTGCGTCTGGGTTTTTACCTACAAAAGGTTTGACCTTACCCTTTATTAGTTACGGCGGTAGCAGCCTATTACTCTGCTGTGCGCTCATGGGGCTAATGCTAAGGATTGACTGGGAATCTGAAGTCCAGGTTGTGCGCGAAGCCAAGAAAGTCGTAAAAAAACGCGCAACCAAGGCTGTGGCAAAACCACGCAAAACACAGGTGGAGGGCACAGTTGATGACTAACCCTCGCGTGTTGATCATGGCCGGCGGCACCGGCGGGCATGTGTTTCCCGCGCTTGCGGTGGCAAGTGCACTTAAAGCGGGTAGCTGCGATGTGCAGTGGCTGGGAACTCAGCGTGGCATTGAGGCGCAGTTGGTACCGGCTGCCGGCATTTTACTCCATGTTATAAAAGTGGAAGGTTTGCGAGGCAAGGGTATCCGCAGTTTGTTGCTGGCGCCGGCAAAACTTCTTGTGTCGTTAGTTCAAGCGGCAAAAGTGCTGCGTCGCACTAAACCCAAGCTTGTGCTTGGGTTTGGCGGTTTCGCATCCGGGCCTGGTGGGTTAGTGGCTTGGCTTTTTGGTATTCCGCTTATTATCCACGAGCAAAATGCGAGGCTTGGTACAACCAATAAATTGCTGTCCAAAGTTGCACAGCGTCGCTTGCAAGCTTTTGAGTCAGGCATGAAAACTGCAGAAACTGTGGGAAACCCAGTGCGCCAGGAGATTTGCTCTCTGGCCGCGCCTGATGTGCGCTTCAATAGTCGCCAAGGCCCGCTAAAATTACTTGTGCTCGGCGGCAGTTTGGGTGCGCAGTTTATCAATGACCTGTTGCCGAAAACCGTGGCATTAATGCCCGCGGGTGCGGTCGAAGTTTATCATCAATCTGGCGCTAAACATTTTGATGTTTGCGCAAATGCCTATGCCTCGGCCGGGTTGAAACACGTGCGCTTGGTGGCTTTCATTGATGATATGGCAGACGCCTATGGTTGGGCTGATATGGTTATTTGCCGGTCTGGTGCTTTAACAGTATCAGAGATTTCTGTTGCTGGGTTGCCGGCGCTTTTCATTCCCTTCCCGTTTGCAATTGACGATCATCAAACGGCTAATGCTAATTGGTTGGTGAACCACAAGGCGGCGCTAGTAAAGCAACAGAGTGAATTGAACCCACAGGTATTGGCTGATGTGTTAACGCACCAGTTGGCCGATCGAAAAGTATTACTAGAGATGGCACTTAACGCTCGGGCACAGGCAAAGGCCGACGCTGCACAGGCTGTAGCTAAAATTTGTCAGGAGGTATTGCGTGATTAAGCCAAAAATTTATCAAATTCCAGAGATGCGTCGGATTCGTAGAATTCATTTTATCGGTGTTGGTGGCGCCGGTATGAGTGGAATTGCTGAAGTTCTATTGAATATGGGCTATGAAATTTCGGGTTCGGATATACGTGCATCCACTACGACTAAGCATCTGGAAGGCAAGGGCATAAAGGTCTTTATTGGTCATTCTGCCAGTAATGTTGAGGGTGTTGATGTTGTTGTCAACTCCACTGCCGTGAAAGCCGACAACCCAGAATTGCAGGCGGCGAAGCAGAATCGAATTCCGGTGGTTCGTCGAGCCGAAATGTTGGGTGAATTGATGCGCTACCGGCACGGTATCGCCATAGCAGGTACCCACGGAAAAACCACCACCACAAGTTTGATGGCATCGGTGTTGGCGGCGGATGGCTTAGATCCAACATTTGTTATTGGCGGTCTGTTAAATAGCGCGGGTAGTAACGCAAAGTTGGGCGAGAGCCGTTACTTTGTGGCCGAGGCTGATGAAAGTGATGCGACGTTTTTACATTTGCAGCCCATGGTCTCGGTGGTTACAAACATCGATGCGGATCATATGGACACCTATGGCGGTGATTTTTCCGTACTCAAGAAAACGTTTGTCGAGTTTCTACACAATCTGCCGTTTTATGGTGTTGCGGTTGTGTGCGGTGATGACCCAGTGGTGTGTGAATTGTTGCCGCAAATCTCACGCGCTGTTATCACCTACGGTCTGGGCGAGCAATGCGATGTGCGCGCCATAAATATTCGTCAAGAAAAAATGACTACGTCATTCGATGTTGTTCGCGCGGGCCAGGCTGTCAACCTTCCGGTGACAGTTAACATGCCAGGTGAGCACAATGTGTTAAATGCATTGGCAGTTATCGCAGTAGCCACCGATGAAGGCGTGAGCGATGGCGCCATACAGGAAGGTCTAGCTGGCTTTCAAGGTGTGGGTCGACGTTTTCAAGTGATCGGCGATGTGCCCGTGGGCGAAGGCGGTAGTGCAATGTTGGTGGATGATTACGGTCACCATCCACGGGAAGTCGCAGCAACGATCAAGGCGGTGCGAAGTGGTTGGCCGGATCGTCGCTTGGTAATGATTTATCAACCGCACCGTTACAGTAGAACGCGAGATCTTTATGAAGATTTCGTCGATGTGTTGAGTGGTGTGGATTCGTTAATTTTACTGGATGTTTATTCTGCTGGTGAAGACCCTATTGCTGGCGCGGATGGCCGAAGCTTGAGTAGAAGCATTCGCACTCGCGGTGTTGTCGACCCTGTATTTGTAGACCAGATCGACGGCGTTGCCGAGGCGCTAAAGCATATTATTAAGCCTAATGACATTGTAATTACCCAAGGTGCGGGAAATGTGGGTCAATTGTCGGCAGAGCTCTCTGTGCTGAAATGGTCTTGAGGTAATTTGATGAAGCACAACGAAGGTTTTACATTTGACGCAGCGACCTTAGCACAGTTAGGTAAGGTGGGTGTTCTCCTTGGCGGTAGTTCAGCAGAGCGCGCTGTTAGTTTGAAGTCGGGTAATGCGATTTTAACGGGCTTGAAGGCTCTAGGCGTGAATGTAGTTGCGATTGATACGCAAGACAATGCGGTAGAGAAGATTCAAAAATCCGGTATTGATCGAGCTTTTATCGCGTTGCACGGACCGGGTGGCGAAGACGGACGGATGCAAGCACTACTGGAATTTCTGGGTGTTCCCTATACAGGCAGCGGCGTTCAAGCATCAGCAATCGCTATGGATAAGTGGCGCACGAAACAAATTTGGCGCGGTGAGAATTTACCGACGCCTGAATATGTGGTGCTAACACCGGAGGCAGATCTTGCTCAGGTTTTGCACTCTTTAGGCGGGAGAGTCATGGTTAAACCGAGCCATGAAGGCTCGAGTATCGGTATGTCTAAGGTGCAAAACCTAGCCGAATTTGAAGTGGCGGTAAAAAAGGCACGAGCTTTGGATTCCAGTGTATTGGTTGAGCGCCTTATCGAAGGTGCTGAATATACGGTCGCCATTTTGGTCGACGAAGTGCTGCCGCCTATTCGCTTGGAGGCAGCAAATACTTTTTATGATTACGATGCAAAGTACATATCTAATGAGACGCGATACATCTGCCCGTGTGAACTGCCACCGGAAAAGGAGTCCGAGCTTAAAGCCTTGGCGCTAGCAGGTTTTAAAGCTGTCGGCTGTAAAGGTTGGGGGCGGGTTGATGTGATGGCAGACCGTGACGGCCAATTTTTTATGCTTGAGGTAAATACTGTACCGGGCATGACGGATCACAGTTTAGTGCCCATGGCGGCCAAACAAGCGGGTTTAAACTTTGATGCTTTGGTGGGCACGATTTTGCAGGATTCATTGGTTAAATGAAGGCTGAAGTGAAGCGGGCAATGCGGGAAAAATCGTCTGAGGCTAAGCCCGGCTTGGTTCGCAAAGTTTTATTAGCGTCAGCGTTACTCGCGGCGCTTGTTTGGTTGACGCCGCAGATTACCGAGCGTGCGCTCGCCATTTGGGATAGACCGGTGAACGGTGTTGCTATCGAAGGGCAATTTAGGCTCGTTGATAAAGATCATATTGCGATGCTACTTGAAAACAATATCGATACGGGTTTTTGGCAGTTAGATATTCAAGGCCTTCAAAGTGCGTTAGAGCGGGACCCTTGGATTGATTATGTGCTGATTCGTAGACGTTGGCCGGATCGGCTTATTGTTGAAGTTGTTGAGCAAACGCCCATTGCACGTTGGGCTGACAGGGGCTTTGTAAACAATAGAGCTGAATTAATCTTGGCGACGAACGTGGAGCGGCTAGCAAGCTTGCCAAGGTTGGACGCTGAAGACCGATCGCTGGGGAAATTAATGCAAAGCTATCAAACAATTGCAGCGCTAATGAGTGTAAGGAATTTGAATATAGCGCGTATTGAATTGGATAAAAGAGGGAGCTGGAAAGTTCAGTTGCAAGATGGTGTAAAAATTGCGTTCGGCCGCCACCAATTACAGGAAAGAATGCGTTTGTTTGGGAAGGTTTACGATGACCAGCTGGCCGGTCGGTGGGCTGAAGTGAGTAGTGTCGATGTACGTTACAACAACGGTGCGGCAGTGAGTTGGCGCAAGTCAACTTAACAGATGTTCAGGAAGAATGAATTACAACGGGCTGAAAGATGAATATTAAAGCTAATCATAAGACGGGGTTAACACAATGCCACCTGTAAATGAGAGTCGCATGATTGTTGGCCTAGATATAGGCACCTCTAAAGTCGTGGCAATTGTAGGCTCGGTGTCGAATGACGGCGAACTGGAAATTGTTGGCATTGGCTCGCATAAGTCTATCGGCCTGAAAAAAGGTGTGGTTGTTAATATTGAATCGACGGTTCACTCCATTCAGCGCGCTATAGAAGAGGCTGAGTTGATGGCGGGTTGCCAAATCGACTCTGTGTACGCAGGTATTGCGGGTAGCCATATTAGTAGTCTGAATTCGCACGGTATTGTTGCGATTAAAGATCGTGAAGTTTTTACCCAGGATGTTGATCGCGTTATTGATGCGGCTCAGGCCGTTGCGATTCCAGCGGATCAAAAGATTCTGCATATATTGCCGCAGGAATATTTGATCGATAACCAAGAGGGCGTACGTGAACCGCTTGGTATGTCAGGTGTGCGCCTGGAAGCAAAAGTCCACCTTGTAACTTGCGCGGTAAATGCCGCCCAGAATATCGAGAAATGCATCAAGCGCTGTGGTCTGGAAGTGGATGACATCATTCTCGAGCAGCTTGCTTCGAGTTACGCCGTACTAACGGATGATGAAAAAAGTTTAGGCGTTTGCCTGGTTGATGTTGGTGGTGGCACAACGGACATTGCAATTTTTACCGATGGCTCTATTCGTCACACTAAGTCAATTCCGATTGCCGGTGATCAGGTAACGAATGACATTGCTATGGCTTTGCGTACGCCAACTGCTCACGCGGAAGAAATTAAAATTAAGTATGCCTGTGCCTTGGCAAAGTTAACCGGTGCAGACGAGACAATTAAAGTACCGAGTGTTGGGGATCGAGAGCCCAGGGAGTTGTCGCGTCAAGCTTTAGCCGAAGTTGTTGAGCCACGTTACGATGAATTGTTCACCTTGGTGCAGGCAGAGTTGCGCCGTAGCGGTTACGAAGATTTGGTAGCCGCCGGTATTGTGTTGACTGGCGGAACCTCAAAAATGGAAGGCGTGGTTGAGCTGGCGGAAGAAATTTTTCATATGCCTGTGCGCTTAGGTGCGCCACAAAATGTTCGTGGCTTAAGTGACATAGTTAACAACCCCATTTATTCCACGGGGGTTGGGTTGTTGTTTTATGGCATGAAGCAGCTCGATGGTAGACCTAGCAGCACATCTCGGGACAACAAAAATAGT from Simiduia curdlanivorans carries:
- the ftsW gene encoding putative lipid II flippase FtsW; its protein translation is MSSSFVFKPLLSAGLQPDLFAQLRPDVSRLLATRMVFIWAALLTFGLIMVASSSIAFADSTLGDPWYFTRRHLIFLAMGLTVSAAVAMVPLVVWQKYAWVLLMLALVLLLVVLIPGIGRRVNGSQRWLAIGSLTLQASEAVKFCAIIFFASYFTKRAVSLSRYNKGLLRALAILGVLVLLLLAEPDFGSSVVIVVTIMAMLFFVGARLWVMLSLMLVGGGLFTSVALMSPYRLQRLVTYLDPWADQFNAGYQLTQSLIAFGNGQWLGQGLGNSIQKMLYLPEAHTDFVFAVIAEEFGLIGGLVVIALFGALIFEILRRCRSRMSHDDCFPALLAFGVAILFAMQAFINIGVASGFLPTKGLTLPFISYGGSSLLLCCALMGLMLRIDWESEVQVVREAKKVVKKRATKAVAKPRKTQVEGTVDD
- the murG gene encoding undecaprenyldiphospho-muramoylpentapeptide beta-N-acetylglucosaminyltransferase, with product MTNPRVLIMAGGTGGHVFPALAVASALKAGSCDVQWLGTQRGIEAQLVPAAGILLHVIKVEGLRGKGIRSLLLAPAKLLVSLVQAAKVLRRTKPKLVLGFGGFASGPGGLVAWLFGIPLIIHEQNARLGTTNKLLSKVAQRRLQAFESGMKTAETVGNPVRQEICSLAAPDVRFNSRQGPLKLLVLGGSLGAQFINDLLPKTVALMPAGAVEVYHQSGAKHFDVCANAYASAGLKHVRLVAFIDDMADAYGWADMVICRSGALTVSEISVAGLPALFIPFPFAIDDHQTANANWLVNHKAALVKQQSELNPQVLADVLTHQLADRKVLLEMALNARAQAKADAAQAVAKICQEVLRD
- the mraY gene encoding phospho-N-acetylmuramoyl-pentapeptide-transferase encodes the protein MLLWLADYLQQYMNAFGVFQYLSVRAILGVLTALGISLLVGPWMIRRLNYLQIGQSVRSDGPQSHLSKSGTPTMGGTLILAAIFTSALLWSDLNNRFVWVVLAVTFIFGAVGWVDDYRKVVESNSKGLPAKWKYFWQSVGGIGAAVFLYVTAVAPAETQLFIPFFKDVAISMGPLFIVLTYFVIVGSSNAVNLTDGLDGLAIMPSVMVGGALGIIAYLVGHVEFANYLHIGYVPGAGELVVFCGALAGAGLGFLWFNTYPAQVFMGDVGALALGAALGVIAVIIRHEIVFFIMGGVFVMETVSVILQVGSFKLTGRRIFRMAPLHHHFELKGWPEPRVIVRFWIITVMLVLIGLATLKLR
- the murD gene encoding UDP-N-acetylmuramoyl-L-alanine--D-glutamate ligase — protein: MSELIAKSTITAVVGLGVTGLSVARYLARKNSAFAMFDSRLAPAQLNAFQREFPNVEVFLGELSAEKLCQFDEIILSPGLSLKLPAIQAAKTAGVSVIGDIALFVREANAPIVGITGSNAKSTVTTLVGEMAIEAGLKVGVGGNLGTAALDLLADDAELYVLELSSFQLETTPKLSARVACILNMSDDHQDRYENFSAYHAAKQRVYYGAAAVVVNRADALTQPPMSAGLQLTSFGLNKPDFNQFGLIEQADQIYLAFQFEPLMPVSELKIQGKHNVANALAALAIGRAAGLPMASMLAALKKFKGLPHRCEWVADVRGVSYINDTKGTNVGATLAAIEGFAGAQHKLVLIAGGDGKGADFSPLKPAINRFARALVVIGRDAKAIAALAENDVQVAFASDMCDAVAQAHQLARSGDKVLLSPACASLDMFKNYIDRGEQFIAAVRGLSA